The following DNA comes from Musa acuminata AAA Group cultivar baxijiao chromosome BXJ1-4, Cavendish_Baxijiao_AAA, whole genome shotgun sequence.
GGTCGAGCGACTGAACTCGGGTGCAGGCTGAACTGACTTTGCGAGTCGCTGCTCGGTGGTCCGAGCTACGTGACTCGGGGAAAGACTAGACCTGTTGGCCAAGCGACTTAACTTGGGCACAGGTTGGTCTGACGAGTCGCTTGTCAGTGGACCAAGCTGTGCGAATCGAGCAAAGAttggacctgttggccgagcgACTGAACTCGGGCGAAGGCTAAATTGACTTTGCGAGTCCCTGCTCGACGGACAGAGCtacgcgactcgggcaaagactagaCTTGTTGGCCAAGCGACAAAACTCGGGAGCAGACCGAACTGACTTTGTGAGTCGTTGCTCGGCAGACCAAGTTGTGCAACTAgggcaaagactggacctgttggccaAGCGACTGAACTCAGGCCTAGGTTGATCTGGCGAGTTACTAGTTGATGGACCGAGCTGCATGACTCGGGTAAAGACTAGACCCGTTGGCTGAGCGACTAAACTCAAGTGCAGGTTGATCTGGTGAGTCGCTGGTCGATGGACCGAGCTgcgcgactcgggcaaagactgggcTTGTTGTCCGAGCGACTAAACTCGAGTGCAGGTTTGATCTAGCAAGTCACTGGTTGGTGGACTAAGTTGTgcaactcgggcaaagactggactTGTTGGTCAAGAGACTAAACTCGGGTGTAAGCTGAACTGACTTTGCGAGTCACTGCTCGGCTGTCCGAGCTacgtgactcgggcaaagactggacctgttaGCTGAGTGATTGAACTCAGGCTCTGGTTGGTCTAGCGAGTCGTTGGTCGGTGGATCGAGCTGCGCGACTCGAGAAAAGACTAGACTTGTTGGCCGATCGATTGAACTCATGCGCAGGCCGAACTAACTTTGCGAGTCATTGCTCGACGAACTGAGCTATGTGACTCAGGCAAATACTGGACCTATTGGCCAAGCGACTGAACTCAGGCACATATTGATCTGGCGAGTCGTTGGTTGGTGGATCGAGCTGCGCGACTCGATCAAAGACTGGACCTATTGGCTAAGCAATTGAACTCGGAAGTCTGAAGTTGCATGACACAGGCTTGTCCTGGATTTCCTAGGTAAAAGGGGATCCACCTGAACTGCTTTCTCCGACTTCGTTGCATGACTTCAGGAATTCATGCTGGAACTCGTCTAGGTGACAGTTGACCACAGATAGTTGGACCCTGAATGAGTTATCTGACAACAAGGTGTCGGGCTCAAGGAGCGATGGTGCGGCTCGGCTCGGTGCAGGTGCACTCTACTCGAGGAGGTTTTTGGGTGTTGCGGTCTGCTCTCGGTTTGTCCTTTGCGATGTCGGGTCAGTCGGGGGAGCCGCTAACTGCACGATCTGCGGGATGAGTGGGACGATCATTTGCATTATTCCCTTCAAGGTTTGTACTTGCTTGGCTAAGCCAAGGAATGCCCTAGGCGAAACAACCGAGGATCCTGTAGTATTTCCAAGGGGAGAGAGTCTTAGATCATTGAATAGGTGCTAGTAGCGATCCGATGTCAACGTCAGGATACCCCCATCCTTGAGGACGGGGAGGGGCTATTCTCTGAGTCTGAAAGGGAGGTGTGCAGttggtggttctccctcggggtgAGCTCCTGCGAGGTGCTCTTGCGATAttggggccctccttctagcgccaaaatgtcaaTGAACCCACGCGCAGTGGCCGAGGAGTCAGtacggcttggtccacgggtcgatgtctgaAGTTCTTGACGTTCGGAGGCGGGTCTCTCGGTTAGTTGGAAGAAATGCCAAGGTCGAGCTGGATCAAGGGTTGGGATGGGCATGTCTTCAGGGACATctgcgttcctgcacacaggcccTGGTCGAGAGATTCCTTACTTAGGCCCCTTGGAGATTGAGTCAATGATCTTTTTTCTCTTCCCCCCCCAACCAGATGCCGACCGAGGACTTTTATGTTGTTGTCTAAGGATCAGTCATACGTGGATTTGGTATATCGGTCGACCCCTCCCTCGATTGGCGAGTTCGTACTTTCGTGCGATCGTCGTCCGGTATACGCGAAACGGTACCATGCGACGCCGTCCTAAGCTTTCCGGTATGGGACTTGCCAAGTGAACACTTGGTGCTGTGACGTGGTGTCCGGTGCGTGTCTCGGGAGCCCACGTTCGCTGATGACGTGGCGGAGGtctaaaatataccttatcataaAGGATAAACTAATATGTTTTACCTTAATATTctaatttttgagaaaaaaaatacttGAATTGATTGATTTGAAGATCACTAAGTGATGAGTAACAATCAAGGATGTTGGTGAAAGTGGCATAGGATTTATAAGTCTCATAAATAATAATAtcgatgtcatcaacatatatatatatatatatatatatatatatatatatatatatatatatatatatatatatatatatatatatatatatatatatatatatatatatatgtatcaagggaaaaaaataaatagaagcaTGTATTATACAAAATAAACATTATTTAATGCCTTGAGCATATACAAAATGtacaaactaaaaaaaaaaaaagctgatgTATTCCCCCTTTGCAGGAGCTCAAAATTTCCGGCAAAAGCACACCGCCGCCGCCGTGCCCTTCCCGCCGTTCTCCCTACCCGCCGACCACAATGACGTTGCAGGCCGCCGCCAGGTCCGACCGGCAGACGGGGCACGTGGCGTGACCGGCGAGCCAGGGATCGATGCAGTCCGCGTGGAACCCGTGGCCGCACCCCGTCATCGTCCTGAGGGCGTCGCCGCCGCCGAACTCCGTCAGGCACACGGCGCACTCCGGCCCCACCGTCCCCTCCCCGGCCACCTCGGCGTACGGCGCCACCGGGAGCGACGCCAGTACCGCCGGGTCGAGCCCCCTTGGCTTAGCCCTCTTCACTCCACGCAGCTCCTCCCGCTGCTCTTCCTcgtcttcgtcctcctcctcggaGTCCGGGCCGGCGAAGGCCAGGTAGAAGATTGTGGCGATGACGAGGAAGCAGAGGACCATGGCTAGGATCTTCGAGACGGCATATTCATCGCAGGAAAGGGTGACGCTGTGTGGTGCAGGCGCCGCTGCCGGAGGCAGAAGGCGGCGGGAGGCGGAGCTGGAAAGAGAGAAGCAGGTCGAATAGGAAGAATCCATCGGTGGGGTGTGAGAGGATGTCCTCTATCGCCGCCTGCGAACGTAGCTAATGTACACTTACTGGGCTGCTTCAACTGACTCGCCGGCCTAACCATCTGGATGAAATGGCAAGCGTCGGTTGTGGTTTCGTGTCCTCCTTTCTGGTTGGGGCCGCCACTCCGGAACGGAAACCGGAACCCCGTTTCGCATATGCTGTCACCTACCCGCATCCCAACTAGTTGGACACGGGAGCGTACCACTGTGGGTCCCCGCGTCCCTGCTCACCTGATCTGCGAGCGGGCAGCGTTGCGGCAGGAGATCGAGTACCTGTGTAACAAACACCATGCCGTCAGTTGACGGCGACGAACGATCCGTTGCAGGCAACCAATCTCCATCACAGCGGACGGTGGAAGAACGTTGGTTTTACATATCTATAGTTGATAAGTTTAGGGATATCATATTAGCTCCTATAAATATGACATATCCAATATGTACTTTTACATAAAATCGAAATCCTCCCCGCTTAGCAGCTTCATCATAATTGTAAATTAaaagttaaaatatttaaaatacccTTAATATCACATACATGATATCTCACCTATTAAAACCTTCGTATGATACTCTTAACAATAATCATACTAGTATAGAAATTGATAAAGCATATTAATATCTATTGTTTGATATCCTCGCATTTGATTTCGATTTGAatcagaaaaaggaaaagaaatagaaAAAGCCTTTTTGGATAATTTCTACATCTTGAGCCATTTGTCTGGATACTAATCTACACACCCAAATTAAATCAACCTTAGCTGTTCGTTCTTGAGTCAGGAATCCTCTCCACTGGATCATTTTTTGGCAGTCTAATTTTATCTAGCAAGATAAGTTGGCATGCATGGCAGATATAACCATGACTACCTGTTCCATCACCCTCTGACTAGAAACTACGTACATGACCTGTCACATTTCCTATGCCCTCTGACTAGAAAAGAGGGAAGGACACGATTGTAATATAAGCCTCTCATGTGTGCAAAATGTTAGGAGACCGGATGCATGAGAGCCCCACGCACGTACGTGCCCTTCCATGCACGCAGCGTTGCATTGCCGAATCTTTATCTCCTTCTTCCCCCTCGACGCCATATAAAGCATCGTCCCTCCGACTTCTCCACCATCAAATACATCCTATCTCCTCCTTCTGGTTCGCAGGGCGAGCGACGGGCACGATGAGCCTGTCTTGCCTTACGTGCGGCGGCTACGGGAAGCCGACGAGCGATGTGGAACTCGAGCAGGACGACTCCtacggcggaggcggaggcggagccgGCTGTGGCCCGTGGACCGCACGGTGCTGCTGGGAAAACAGGAATTGGTCGGGGGAGCTCACTCCGCCGCCCTACGAGAATTTGAGGAGCAGGTCCATTCCTGCGAAGCCGGCGGACAAGAAGAAGGGGCGGCGGAGGATGTCAGAAGGCGGGGGTGGCAGCCATCTGCTTGCCGGAGAGGCTGCGGCGGGGCCGCAGCTGAAGCGCAGCGGAGGCATGCGGAGGGACTGGAGCTTCGAGGATCTCCCCAACCGGAAGGCCAACGAGGGTAGGAAGGTTTAGGTAGAGGAAGGAGGTGAGGGTGGGACGAGAGAACGCGATATGATGGGTTTGGGTGGTGCTGAGTTTTCGGTCTTCGATCGGAATGGTCAAAGAGGGGGAATTACTGATGGCATATTCAACACCGTGTGTTTGTTTGCTTCATACATTCTGCTCTGTGAATTGATTTATTTGATGCGAATGGCTTCTTGTTTTTTCCTAAGAGGAAG
Coding sequences within:
- the LOC135672066 gene encoding E3 ubiquitin-protein ligase ATL9-like; its protein translation is MDSSYSTCFSLSSSASRRLLPPAAAPAPHSVTLSCDEYAVSKILAMVLCFLVIATIFYLAFAGPDSEEEDEDEEEQREELRGVKRAKPRGLDPAVLASLPVAPYAEVAGEGTVGPECAVCLTEFGGGDALRTMTGCGHGFHADCIDPWLAGHATCPVCRSDLAAACNVIVVGG